GCGCTCATCCAGGTCGGGTTCGACCCGATGGCCTCGCATCTTTTCATCTTCTACTGGGGCATGCTGTCCTTCATCACGCCGCCGGTGGCGCTCGGCGCCTTCGCCGCCGCCTCGGTTGCCAAGACCCCGCCGATGCGCACCGGTTTCGAAGCGATGAAGATCGGCAGCATCGTCTATTTCATCCCGTTCTTCTTCGTGTTCGATCCGGCGCTGATCGGGCACGCGGGCTGGCAGAGCATCCTTCTCTCCTCGGGCCTTGCCCTTTTCGGCGTGTGGATGTTCGCAAGCGGCGTCCAGGGCTACATCATGGGCATCGGTCCGGTCTTTTCCGACCGTCCCTATGTCTGGGTGCTGCGGCTTCCGCTGCTTGTCGGCGCGGTGCTGATCGCGCTTCCGGGCGAAGCCGTTCCGGGGTTCGGCGATCTGGAGCTTCTGGCTGCCGGGCTGGCGATCATGGCGCCGGTCATCATCGCCGCCTTCATCCTCAACCGGCGCGGTCTCGGAAGGGTCCGGCCGGCCTGAACCCGCCCCGGCACGCATGGACAGGTCGGAGCCGTGCAGATGATCTCCGGATCACCTGCGCGGCTTTCTTCTTCGGCGTGACATGATGCGCAATGCGAATGACCATCACCATCGCTCCCGGTCCGGCGCAGACACACGCGGCCGAAACGCGAATGCGCCCGGGGAGGAACTCCGCCGGGCGCATCGAAACGTCCTTGAGCGAGGATCGGAGCGCTCAGTCCTCCACCGGCTCGGGATCCTTGTTCTTCCGCTTTCTCGGACCGAGAAAGACGATAGAGACGACCGACAGCGCCAGAAGGACGAGCGCGATCGGATGCTGCAGCACGATCCAGGGATCGCCCCGGCTGATCAGGATCGACTGGACCAGTTTCGATTCCAGCTCCGGCGTCAGCACATAGCCGATGATGAAGGCGACCACGGAAAAGCCGAACTGCTGCATGAAATAGCCCATCACGCCGAAGGCCAGCATGATGTAGATGCCGAACATGCCGCCCGTGGTGACGTAGGCGCCGGTGGTGCAGAGCAGCAGGGCCGTCGGATAGACCACGGAGTTGGGCGCCGCGATCGCCAGCGACCAGATGCGCATGCCGATCTGGCCGACGCCGAGATTGCAGAAATTGGCAATCAGCATGGCGCCGAAGAGCCCGTAGATCAACCTTCCCTGCTCCTCGAACAGAAGCGGACCGGGCTGCACGCCGTGGATGATGAAGGCGCTGACAAGGAGGGCGGCGGCGATATTGCCGGGAATGCCGAGCGTCAGCAGCGGAATGAGATTGGCGCCGACGACCGCCGAATTGGCCGCCTCCGAAGCCGCGATGCCGCGCGGGTCACCCTTGCCGAAACTCTCCGGATCCTTCGCCTGCTGCTTGGTGACCGAGTAGGACAGAAAGCCGGCCGTTGCAGAGCCGAGCCCCGGAATGGCGCCAATGACCGTGCCGATCGCCCAGGCGCGGATCGCCACATATTTGTTGGCCAGAAGCTCGCTCAGCGTCACGCCCTTGTCTTCCGGATTGTCCGAGCGTACGCGGATCGGCGAGGCGGTGCGCGTGGCGCGCGTGGTGGCTGCGATCTGGCGGAAGATTTCCGAAACGGCGAGAAGCCCGATCGACATCGCCGTCAGCGGCAGGCCGTCATAGAGATCGAGCATGCCGAAGGTGAAGCGCGGTGTGCCCATGGCCGGATCAATGCCGACCGAGGCGAACAGAAAACCGAGCGCCGCCGCCATCAGCCCCTTGGTCATCGAAGTGCCGACCAGGCCCGTGATGACCGTGAAGGCGAGGATCATCAGTGCGGTGATCTCGATCGGCCCCATGCGCAGCGCCACAAGGGCGAGCGGCGCCGAGATCGTGATCAGCACGATGTCGCTCGAAAGATCGCCGAAGACGGAATAGTAGAGCGCGTATTTCATCGCCTTCATCGGCTTGCCCTTTTTGGCCATGGGGTGGCCGTCAAGCGCGGTCGCCGCTGACTCGGGCGTGCCGGGCGTGTTGATCAGGATCGCCGGGATGGCGCCACCCACCGTTCCGCCCTTGTTGACGCTGATCAGAAAGGCAAGCGCCGTGAGCGTATCGAGCGTGTAGGTCAGCGGAATGGCAATCGCCAGCGCCATCAGCAGCGTCATGCCGGGAATTGCCCCGACGATCTGGCCGACGGCCACGCCGAGGATGATGTAGAGCAGGTTGGTGAGGGTCAGGGCGTCGGTCAGCCCGCCGATAATCGTGGTCAAGTCAGGCATAGCATTGCTTTCAGAAGGGCAGCGATGGCAATGGACGACCCATCACGATCACGAAAACGAACCACGTTCCTGCCGGAACCAGCACAATTGTCGTGGCCAGCCACATATACCGGCGCTCGAACATGAAGGCGCATACGGCCGCCATCAGCGCAATTGCCGACGGGAGAAAACCCGCAAGCGGCATGACGAAGGCGGCCGCGAGCACCAGGGCCGCGAGAGCCGCGAGACGCGCGAACTCATACCAGCTGAAATTTGTCGGCTGCGCCCTGGCGAGAAGCTGGACAAGGCCGAGAAAAATGAACAGCCATGCCGCAATCTTCGGAAACAGCGAGGGATCAATCGGCCCCGGCTGGCTCGTGACCTGCAACGGAATCAGGAAAAAAAGGAGGAAGCCGCCGAAAACGATGCTGGCTCCCCCGATCAGGCGTTCAAAATACATTGAACAGCGTCCCTTTTTGCTAGCGCATCAATAGGTTAGAGCATCCTTTGTGCGGCCGAATGGACGCACGGCGCTCCAGGTTACTTGCCGAGATACGCCTTGTAGAACTGGGCGCTTTTCGCGATCTTGTCAGTAGTTCCCTTGGGACCCAGGTTCAGCGGCTCGTTCTCGAGACGCGTCATCAGTTCGCCGTAGCCATCGGAATTGACGGCCTCGTCCAGCGCTTCTTCCAGGCAGGTCTTGATCGCCGGATCAACGCCCTTGGGCACCATGAAGATCGTCTGTCCCTCGATCGTCGCGTCAAGCCCGCCCTCGATCAGGGTCGGGGAGTCCGGTGCATAGGGCGTGCGGGCATCGGTCAGCGACGCGAGTTGGTTCATCGCCCCGGCCTTTATCTGCTGGACATGCTGGGTGCCCTGGGTGGTGGCGTCCACATGGCCGCCAAGCGCGGACTGCAGCGCATCCGCCGCACCCTTGCTCGGAACCGCGATCAGGTTGACGTCGTAATGCTTGGCCAGCTGGTCGACCAGGATTTCCTGGCTCTTGCCGCCGACGGAAATCGTCGCGCCGTTATTGTCTTTTGCGAAGGCGATGAATTCGTCCAGCGTCTGGTAGGGGCGGTCGACGAGCGAGACCAGACCGTAATTGATCTGCATCGCCGTGCCCAGATAGTCGAAACTTTCGTAGGTATAGGGTGTGTCCGAATTCTCGTAAGGGTTGAGCGCCACCGTGCCCGTGGCCGCCACGCCGACGGAATAGCCGTCGGGCTTCATGTTCATGAGCGTCGCCGACATCACGCCGCCGCCGGCGCCCGGCTTGTTGTCGACAATAACGGTCCAGCCCTGCTGCGCCTCCAGCTCGGCAGCGATGGAGCGGGCAATCGCATCCGAGCCGCCGCCCGCGCCGTAGCCGACGAGCATCTGGATCGGCTTTGCGGGATAGCCGTCCGGGCAGTTCGCGGCGAAGGCGGCGAATGGCGATACCGCTACCGACAGCCCCAGGGCGGTCGTTCCAAGAATGATATCTGCTGTTTTCATGTTTTCCTCCAAAACACGCGAACCGTACCGTCTCCCTCGTGGCGGTTCGCTCTTCTCCCGATAGCCTTGCCTAGCAACCGCGACCTGAGATGGAAACGGCGCGCGGAGTCCGTTTCGCCTGACGAAATACCTCACCGCGCCAGAAATGCCTCCATTTCCGCAAGCATAGCATCGCGCCCGTGCTCGGGCCGGTCGAAAAGGATGTAATGCGTGGTGCCGCCCGGCTCCCAGTAAAACACCTCCCCGGCATTGATCAGGTCGCCGACGAGGGCATCCATATCGTCCTTCTGGCTGAGCGTATCGAATTCCGGCCGGACGATCATGACCCGCGCATAGACCTGGTTAGCGTTGACGAGCCTATGGCCAATGCCCATCAGGAAAAGGTCCTCGAGCATGCCGTTGGGGCTGCGATAGGTTGGGGGATCGCGGTCCCTCGCCGTCGGATCGCCGTCGATCAGGGCCTGTTCGAAGGCCCTGACGATCGCCGGATCGCGCCAGGCGGCTTTGTCCTCGATCGGGATCTGCCGGTCCCAGTCGCGGGTCAGCATGTCGACCGCGTTGAAGGTGTAGTTGCCGAAATGCGGCCGGTTGAAATGGCCCGGTCGCGCCGGATCCTCCCATTGCGAGCCGTGGCAGAATTTCGGATGCCCGCCGGCGGCGCCGTAGACCATGTTGTAGAGAACGAGGTGGCTCGCCTTTTCCGGCCACAGAGCGGCAAAGGCCATGACGCAGGTGCCGCCGACGCCCCAGCCGAACAGGCCGACCGAGGAAAAGCCCGATACCGCGCAAAGGTGGTCGACCGCCGCCTCCAGATCGCGGACGATCTCGAGCGTGCGCACAAGCGGCTTCGTCGGCGTCGGCGGCAGGTCCATCTCCGCCGGACGCTCGGACCGGCCGAAGCCGCGCGCATCGACGATGTAGCAGCGATGGCCGCGCGCGGCGAGATCGGCGGCAAGCGAACCGTGCGGGACATCGAGATCATATTCAGAAAGCCCGGGAATGCGGGTCCCGTGCATCAGGATCATCGGGCGCGCCGGCGTGCCTGCTGCCGCATCGAACACCTCTCGGATCGCAATGCGCACGCCATCGCGCGTCTTCAGAAAAAAATCCCTGCGCCTGATCGTCCCGGACATGCCTTTTCCTCTCCTTGAAATGCGGGTGCGACCCTGTCTAGCGGGCGCGGAGCCTGCTCCGCACCTTTCAAGACACGGCGTTTCGCCAGCCGGAAACAGGCGCACGGCCTGCCGGAACCGTCAGGCGGGAGCCGGCCCGGTCGACTGCCGCTCGATGATGCGGCAGGGAACATGCAGACGCAGAGGACAGTCGGGAAAATCCTGGTTGGTGATGCGCTGGTGCAGGACCCGTGTTGCCATCCTGCCGATGTCGACGCCCGGCACCTTCACCGTGGTCAGTTGCGGCAGGATCTGCTGGGCAGCGGAGTAGTCGCCGAAGCCGACCACGGACGCATCACGCGGGATCCGGTAGCCGCGCGCCAGAAGCTCGGAGATCACCGTCAGCGCCAGACCGTCATGGGCGCAGAAAAAGGCGGTCGGCTTTTCATCCGCCGCCGCCAGCCGGTCGAAGGCCTCTCCGAAATCCCGCCCCTCTTCCGTAATGAGGTCATGCAGAACGACGCCGGGCTCGCGTTCGCAGACCTCGCGCAATCCGTAAAGCCGTTCCATGCGTCCCCTATAGCTCGGATCGCCGTGAACATAGATGATCCGGCGATGCCCGAGCTTCAGGAGAAAACGGCCGACGGCGGAACCGGCCTCATGGTCGGTCGCGCCGACCTGATCGACAGGCTCCAGCGGCTCCAGCCAGCTGTTGCGCACGATCGGAATGTCGGCATGATGCAATCGTTTGAGGTTCTCCTGGCTGTGCAGCCCGACAATCAGAATGCCGCTGCACTCCTCCGCCAGCGCCTCGAGTTCCATGCCGTTGCGCGTGCTGCGAATGCGCAGGGCATAGCCAAGCAACTGGGCCTCGCGCTGGACGCCGTTCTGGATCTGCATATGGAGTTCGGTGTTGGTGATATCGTTATCATCGAAGACGACGCCGAGCACGCGGCTGCTGGACGCGGTCTTGCGGTAGCCGAGGCGCACGGCCGTCTCG
This window of the Martelella lutilitoris genome carries:
- a CDS encoding tripartite tricarboxylate transporter substrate binding protein; this encodes MKTADIILGTTALGLSVAVSPFAAFAANCPDGYPAKPIQMLVGYGAGGGSDAIARSIAAELEAQQGWTVIVDNKPGAGGGVMSATLMNMKPDGYSVGVAATGTVALNPYENSDTPYTYESFDYLGTAMQINYGLVSLVDRPYQTLDEFIAFAKDNNGATISVGGKSQEILVDQLAKHYDVNLIAVPSKGAADALQSALGGHVDATTQGTQHVQQIKAGAMNQLASLTDARTPYAPDSPTLIEGGLDATIEGQTIFMVPKGVDPAIKTCLEEALDEAVNSDGYGELMTRLENEPLNLGPKGTTDKIAKSAQFYKAYLGK
- a CDS encoding LacI family DNA-binding transcriptional regulator codes for the protein MSRVTIQTIADETGLSKFAVSRALSGKSGVSEATRLKVNETAVRLGYRKTASSSRVLGVVFDDNDITNTELHMQIQNGVQREAQLLGYALRIRSTRNGMELEALAEECSGILIVGLHSQENLKRLHHADIPIVRNSWLEPLEPVDQVGATDHEAGSAVGRFLLKLGHRRIIYVHGDPSYRGRMERLYGLREVCEREPGVVLHDLITEEGRDFGEAFDRLAAADEKPTAFFCAHDGLALTVISELLARGYRIPRDASVVGFGDYSAAQQILPQLTTVKVPGVDIGRMATRVLHQRITNQDFPDCPLRLHVPCRIIERQSTGPAPA
- a CDS encoding tripartite tricarboxylate transporter permease encodes the protein MPDLTTIIGGLTDALTLTNLLYIILGVAVGQIVGAIPGMTLLMALAIAIPLTYTLDTLTALAFLISVNKGGTVGGAIPAILINTPGTPESAATALDGHPMAKKGKPMKAMKYALYYSVFGDLSSDIVLITISAPLALVALRMGPIEITALMILAFTVITGLVGTSMTKGLMAAALGFLFASVGIDPAMGTPRFTFGMLDLYDGLPLTAMSIGLLAVSEIFRQIAATTRATRTASPIRVRSDNPEDKGVTLSELLANKYVAIRAWAIGTVIGAIPGLGSATAGFLSYSVTKQQAKDPESFGKGDPRGIAASEAANSAVVGANLIPLLTLGIPGNIAAALLVSAFIIHGVQPGPLLFEEQGRLIYGLFGAMLIANFCNLGVGQIGMRIWSLAIAAPNSVVYPTALLLCTTGAYVTTGGMFGIYIMLAFGVMGYFMQQFGFSVVAFIIGYVLTPELESKLVQSILISRGDPWIVLQHPIALVLLALSVVSIVFLGPRKRKNKDPEPVED
- a CDS encoding tripartite tricarboxylate transporter TctB family protein; this encodes MYFERLIGGASIVFGGFLLFFLIPLQVTSQPGPIDPSLFPKIAAWLFIFLGLVQLLARAQPTNFSWYEFARLAALAALVLAAAFVMPLAGFLPSAIALMAAVCAFMFERRYMWLATTIVLVPAGTWFVFVIVMGRPLPSLPF
- a CDS encoding alpha/beta hydrolase; its protein translation is MSGTIRRRDFFLKTRDGVRIAIREVFDAAAGTPARPMILMHGTRIPGLSEYDLDVPHGSLAADLAARGHRCYIVDARGFGRSERPAEMDLPPTPTKPLVRTLEIVRDLEAAVDHLCAVSGFSSVGLFGWGVGGTCVMAFAALWPEKASHLVLYNMVYGAAGGHPKFCHGSQWEDPARPGHFNRPHFGNYTFNAVDMLTRDWDRQIPIEDKAAWRDPAIVRAFEQALIDGDPTARDRDPPTYRSPNGMLEDLFLMGIGHRLVNANQVYARVMIVRPEFDTLSQKDDMDALVGDLINAGEVFYWEPGGTTHYILFDRPEHGRDAMLAEMEAFLAR